The stretch of DNA ttcaaaaatactctgtctcctgcctcaaatactagaggtcgacgtcgaatattggcatatttggcctgtctgtcttgagatGTCTTCATTCTCTACTGAATCAGCTTCaatttctcagtcatttctcggatcatatcaggtccaatctcagttacttcagaaatatcatcccaatacagaggggatcttcacttcttgccgtacaacgcttcaaatggagacatctctatactcgtatgatagctgttgttgtacgaaaattcacaaagtggcaaagaatcttgccaactagtgccaaaatctagcactacagctctaagcatatcctccaatgtctggatagttcgctctgactgTTCGTCAGTCTATGGATGATATGCCGTACTAAGGTGCAATttagtacctagagcttgctgcaaactgtgccaaaagtgtgaagtaaaccgaggatcacggtctgacacaatcgacttcggcactccatgcaatctgaccacttctctgatatagatctctgccatctggtcatgtctgtacgtcatcttgtacggaataaaacatgctgatttggtcaatctgtcaatcacaacccaaattgcatcacaacctcgggaggatcgtggtagcttcgtcacaaaatccatagaaatgtgatctcatttccattcaggaatagaaaAGATgtgtaataaacctcctggtttctttctttcggctttcacctgttggaaatttagacattttgatacaaactccgCAATATAtgccttcatctgtttccaccaaaactgtcttttcaaatcattatacatctttctgccaccaggatgaatactgaatcgactactgtgcgcttctgataatatctgtcgtttcaaatctgaaatatctggcaccacaagacgattattcacatagagtacatcatcacgtacctgatattctgatcgattccctgctctgaccatcgaaatcgaattctgaacattctgatcacttttctgcgcttctttgattctcaaaatcaattctggttcgacttgaatagtatataatctcaaaggttgataatctgtatcaaatactaatccagacaaacagcaatcttcaatcaaatgtgaaacaccaatcgtcaataaggataaagaacatacctttcgactcagtgcatcagctgctgcattacaCTTttccggatagtatttgatttcacaatcaaaatctttcaataaatcaatccatcttcgttgtctcatattcaattctgactgtgaaaatagatatttcagactcttgtaatcagaatagatctcaaacatCTCACCGTATAGATTGTGTCGcaatatcttcagtgcaaatacgatggctgtcaattcaagatcatgaagtcgcgagactcatgtggcttcaattgtcttgaagcataggcaataacatgttctcgctgcatcaaaacacaacccaatcctctgtgagaagcatcgcaataaataacaaaatcaccagtacctgatggaatagtcaagatcggagcactggtcaatcttttcttcaattcgaggaaactggactcacactcttctgaccaaacaaatggtgcattcttctgagtcaactgagtaataggcttcgtaatactggagaaatctttaatgaattgacagtaatagcctgctagacccataaaactgcgtatctctggcactgatgtcggtctaggccaactgatcactgcctcaactttgctaggatcaacagaaataccattttcagatataatatgacccagaaataccacttgtttcagccagaattcacatttcgacagtttgacatacaatttctcagccctcaaaattctcagtacagttctcaaatgctcagtatgatcaatcatattcttggaataaatcagaatatcatcgataaatataatcacgaaatcataaAGATACTTCTAAAATATGcagttcatcaaacccataaatacagctggagcattcgttaaaccaaacggcatgacaataaactcataatggccatacctggttctgaaagctgtcttcgaaatatcagaatctctgactctcagctgatgatatccagatctcagatcgatcttggaatacacagaAGAACCcttcaattgatcaaataaatcatcgatacgaggcaaaggatatttttctttaccgtagccttgttcagttgccgatagtcaatgcaaagtctcattgaaccgtctttctttctgacaaacaattctggagcaccccaaggagaaacactcggtctgatgtaacccttggccagtaaatcttctaactgctctttcaattctttcaattcaatcggtgacattctgtatggagctctagaaatcggaactgtacctggtaccaattcaatgatgaagtctatctctcgaactggaggcaaacccggaatctcatctgggaagacattagcaaactcacataccactggaaaatcagccaatgatgggctcgatttcagtacgtctactgaatacacaaggaatccctctgcccctttctgtaacaatcgagtcatagataatgcagatatcaaaggaattctagatctagaacccttaccgtaaaatttcaattcatcagccatatcaggtctgaatcttacaatcctctagaaacaatctacggtagctctgtacttggtcagcatatcgataccaataatgcagtcaaaatcagacaacccaagtacaatacaatctaactcaatctcatgcccgtcatattgtagcatacaatgtctaacagatgtcactgatataagacctctccccaaaggtgaagagacagatactacagatgATAAcgactcaataggcaatgcatgaatcaatgcaaatcgctcagaaataaatgtatgggatgcactggtatcaatcaatacgtaagtaggataaccacataaagaacagttacctgcaacaacatcatctggtgcttcttgagcctgttcttcagtcaaggcaaatactctagcctgctgtctcggaggctggctaacagtctagcttcctcctggcctcggctgtgccTGAGTAGCAGTcggtggctggaaggagtgaacagcagctgatcgtctatcagtctgagccactgatccagatgactctgctccctgggatctttgggaacctctctgtggacacactctagcAAAAtttccctgctgtctgcagatgttgcaactaccatatactccttggcattgctttgtgggatgtctccctccacaagttctgcaagtAAGCTCCTGTATAAATCTttctggaaccactggagctagaagaactactaccaggcctcttgaactgtgtccctcgggctttcaaatagtctttctttctgctgctactactgccactctcaaatcttgGAGGTGGTTGTTGGAACTGAGTAGAAGGcggttgttgtggtctcggtgcttgaggaacatacgaagctcctttctgcctcatcaggccagcttcagctcattttgctctgttcagggcatcagcaaaattattcgatctcccagtgtttaccaatgtGAAAATATCAGGATTCagtccattgataaactgatcagcaacagcttcatcactatcggcaacatgtggagcaaatcacaacaaggtagagaacttggccacatattcttcaattttcaactgaccctgtctcagattagcaaagtctgcccccttgtctttcctgtacgatactgggaaaaataattgataaaattcagtcttaaagattttccaagtaataactgtacctcgatgttctaacgCTCTCTTggtcgtgagccaccaattctttgcaacgtcatgcaactggtgcccaataaATCTAACTCTGCACTCGTCTGTataatccaaggaatcaaacagcatctcaatgtcatcgagccaactgTCACACACAATAGAATTCTcggtgcccttcaaagtcggcggtttaaacgactgaaatctcttcagcaacgtttccatcggagtctctgtgacatccatcggattagtcgaggtactaccctgttctgggactcttcaaggaggcatatctgattattaaaagggttagtaaccaaatacaacaaatatgtttcagtccccctctgatcatcttactgctgatcaagaattggttctgattcatttctcAAAAACATATGttcccaatcaaatcagataatcaggtaaacatgtatttaaagcagtaaaacatgctgtcatgctagcacttcaaaagcaggaaagaaaactcaatctaccccgctcattagCTTCTAttccagtctaaggaacctacttctctgataccatctgctgtggggacccgaacctattTCGTCTTCTGGGATTAAggggatcaattaattaatctgggtctaaaatttttttttctaaatacgtaagtgcggaacataagataatcaatctgatataaacatcaaacgtaaagtacaagtcttgtacaaatacATTCatctcaaactagggttcagcaactatacatcaagtgttgaaagccaaTCTACTTcaaagtccggatctccacgctaatcttgatctctcatccttttCTTGACCATGAtcatgtctcacctgttgtcatgcacacatacaaacacaacaacagccggataactccggtgagaaatatattcccagtataaacaacgtatacatgcaatcatataaacagatataaaagcacgaaacagatatcaataacatgtatcataatctgaaagacatgaatcgatataaaactgtaaatcaaactcttgactcataatctcagaCTTGACTCTTCTCGAATCTAGGGACCCCGATCTaactcagactttggcattctctatcgaatctcagcgatagaagtcgatctacttctaagcaacatcgatacaacaaaagtccagtgtcttggcggctctgccaaagactaggcatatCTGCCCGAACTCTACACATActttactataaatcaatagactaagcatatcaatctcatgaattgcaaacatcaatgcaataaataaagtatgtggttttgggaaactcaagttaaatcaaactcgagtcgtatcttcccggttcaacattgatttgtacctttcttttgtcgatctgacgaagtcgaattctcgaattcaaatctgtcaatactcaatctaacaatgacaatattgaggagtacaatatcaatatacaacccaatcaatactggatataatcagaactcaatctaattctgtttcgacggcataatcgCACAATCTCTATATACCCAgtaatacaatatcaacatatatcaatctcaataactcataatcaatcgacaacacaatctgatatcaaatatgtataatctcaatcaaatcaattctgaaaaatcataacaatttcgtacggtatctgttcttcgatctgatttcaattatacaatgacaataatctcaggaacagataataaccGTCATATCATGATTCTTCTCCTATCAGATttccaaatcatatcaaaacataagaaaacttacgtccttttgaagtctctgtcgataggaacacggtactgaagtcggattgaaaatcggacgggcggattttacgtaaatcaaattctatgaGATGAAAAGCTTCACAATTCTCATGGACGAGCTCTCGGTTCTTTCTTAGAGACTCTGAaggaatgaaaaatatatatatatatccatatCATGCATGTCAAGAAACAAGGCTCAGTTTTTATTCAtctcagtcggcgctcgggcggttaaaaacTACTGTTCGGGCGCGGAACATTCTGTCCGAGCACAATTCTTATtgtacactggcgctcgggcggtcattttctaccgctcgggcgccagaatTTCTGTCCGATTACTCATCTTAGGGTGCACTAGCGCTCGGGCGGTCTTtctctaccgctcgggcgccgaacctTCTGTACATATTTGTTCTTGTAATGCACCGGCGTCCGGCTTCTCTCCTAACATCTTACTTTAGCTCCTGaaatctcaattctgtcaattaattaaTGTCCGATTAcagtgataaaatctcgggcattacaatattcttcatcttcttgaccTCTACCCAAATCTTTAGACTTAGTTTTACCTCCACTAGTATTAACTTCAAGCCTACTCATCCTCtcatgtaatggctccaactcaACCCTCATCATTCGACTGAAATGCCCAAACAACACCTCCATTTGGGTCTTAGACAACCCTTGGTTCGTACTATCTCCTACTCCtctctccattttactttcagatGTGTACCTGaaagaaaacgttagtagaaaacaagagatattcctcacccaaatgctcacgatcactccaaagaaagtcGCTCGTCACTcctctctattttttttttgctcacaacaaatactcaccgtTCACTCCAAAGAATTTCACTCGCACTCAAGtattttcactcaaatttgataGTATTCTCGAaagtgtgctcaagctttgtatttgtatatcaaacaatcaagttcaacttgtgaacaattgtgatcgactcacttggactaagttaacaagaaatttgaagataaatatgtttttttttggcTGAGTACTACtcgaaaatccaaaaaaaaaaagaatcacaaaatttcgagaatcacagattcGCGAAAAAAATACGAAGAACAATAGAACAGAAAGCAGATCTGAAGACGAACGAAGAAATAACACAGATCAGAAAATTTAAGAACAagataaacttacttgaattcaatggacctgagctctgataccaaatgatatgaatccaTGTACGAATAAAaggcaaacacgattaaatatgaatcgcgccctcaatttagTAACGAACAAGGAatttgtgttgtcccgatcttttgaatcaagtatgggtttgtgatattcacctctaagttgtaaaacttagcaacaaatattcacgattaaaaataattgagaaacagacgaaCCTTTAAAGAACTTGTCCTTGACAATCCGTATGaaatcaatcgacaaacgccacaagaataaatccttgataagtttgatttttgatgaaCACAAATCGAAGCtttgaaaaaaatttgagagaaaaaaatctcaaaacttTGATAAACtatcaataataatctgaatTGTATGTCAAATTTCGTCCATAATATGTTTACACatcaaaaaatatcaaattttgttACCAAACAACTCAAATCTCTAAAATAGGAAACTAAGGATTATTCTCGGCTGCGGCGagtttggccgccctagcgcgaGGCGTTCTGGATTCGGACAGATTGTTTGGCGTTGGGCCGGTGAAGTTTGGCCGCCCGAGCGCGGAGGCTTATGCTCCCGAGTCATTTTCCTCGTACTTTAGCACTTGAACCGCATTCCACTGACTCCCAAACTTGCTCCCTTGAATCACGAACCCCTCGGGACTTGGCTCCTTGCTTGCAAGCTCTACTTGATTGCTCATGAGCCCTTTCAATGTTTCATTGAATCTCTttaatcgtcccctcgtgattggcccctccggcaactctaaaggatcccatgctttccttggagcCTGATCAACCGTGTTCGCATCAAGCATTGTCCCGTCTCTCCGGTGCTCGTCCCTCGCCCCGCTAGTTGGATTTTTTGACCATTTAATCACAAAGGCAAGCCCTAAACCTTTGTTTCCTCATCTTTCACATCATATTACGTATTTTGATTGATCTTGCATGCCATGTTATAGATCTACTGATATGCAATGGTTTCACATGGTTTATACATGAAGATATTGGATTTTCTTCATTTACATCTCACGTTTTTTAACATGGATGAAGGGATGCTAGGATTGTTAATTAGGGAACGATCTATAGGAGGTTTAGAGGGGCTTAGATGAAGAGATCAAATCTGGAACAGGTTCTTGTAGGTGATCGATCAGATCTTCAAGTTGTGGTTCGGTTTCGGTCCGATTGAGTTATGGGAAAGGAGTTGATGTTCAAGGGTTTTTCCAGGCCTTGCATCAGACTCTGATGGGTCTGAGATGTGGTCTGAGTGACTCGTACACAGTTGGTCTTGGTTGAAGGGCCGACCGAAGGAGCTAGAATGGTAGGGGAGTCGCATTTTGGCTTGTTTGAGTGAACCATGCACGTCCGCATGCATGGTGCTGGGGACCATGGCTAGGTCAGTCCAGGAGGGTCCAAAATAGTCTGAATTAGGTCTGGTCCGAGCTGTTTCGGGGTAGGGTCAAGTTACTAGCTTGAACATGTAGCTAGGGTTTCGATTGCTTTTGTGCAGAAAATCCAGCAACTGTCCAGTTGAGTTCGCGGGTACTAAATAGTCTGAATTACGTTTTTTAAGGGCTGTAATGTGTGGTTAAGTCATTGTTTAAATTTGGGAAAGTTTGTTGAGTTTCGGttaattcgggttaaaaccgggactccggtccaagttttaaaatgaataataGAATTTAATGTGTTACGTATAATAAATGATTATAACTATGTTTTAAGGTGTTTtaataagtttggatggattcgggTCGAATTTTTAAGGCTCAGGGATAAAACGGTCAAATTGGGGTTTCAGGagaaaatggtcattttgtacCCGAGTCAAATTATCAGTCCTGCCAATGCCCTGACAACTGCaaatacatgtttaaaatgtttattgttatctaaatataaattttttattaaaaatgcGGAAAATATGATGCATGATTAGGATAAAAGAAGAATACTGATTGGGGATACGTTTACGACGAGGGAAGTTAACgactattattttttaataattagttAATGGCTAATGGGTGTTGCTGGGTTTTGGAATTATTTGATGGAAAAGAACATAGTTTTGTCGAGGAATGAGAAGAGATAAATGATGACATGGGAACTGACATGTGTTTGCTGTTGATTATTTATTGCTCATTTTTCCTTACAAAAATATAggaaaattataaaaatgaaCTTGATTGAATATATTTGGAGTTTATATGGGGATTGATAATGAAATCCTCCACTTTTTAATCATGCGTAATTttcatttatgttttttttttaatatgtttttttgtTAATGATgttctaaattttaattatatgcaattttaatttttttttagtttgtaattttgtttttgaaaaacaaatttatttaataaaataaaatttatatttcaacaAGATTGCTACAACTCATCTCACAACCGCAAAAACGTAAGATAAAGTCATAACACTGACTTCATTTCACCTTTGATCATGCTCTTAGTATCATCTCATGAAATAATTTGCGCACATATAGATTTACATTAGCAAGAAGTACTTTACCAATTTCTTTGAATTGAGATATGGCGTTGTGGGGCCGGAGAAGATGACATGAGATGAAATATGAGGGCCGCTTCCCATCCAATCTTTCAAATACAATAATAGAGTAAACAAATAATGGTCATACTTTTCTTGCCACTTTCCTCGTCTTCTATAAACAATTATACAAAGAAATTGTACAATAATAATATCTTCATAAAAGAAAACGATTTCAAAAGCTCCCTCCCCATAAACAATCCAGTTTAATTTCAACGGTCAACCGAAACCATTAAACCAGTTGGTTCGTCACAGGAATGGAGAAGAAGGATGAAGATCAGTTCCATCATCCCTTGAATGCAGAAAGTTCTTTGTCTGAACCTGTCACCCCCTTCTATTCAGATCGCAAGAACAAGTCTCAAAGAAAGGGCACCAGTTTTGCTTTCAGAATCCGCGAACACGGTACTATGTGACTATAATTTGATCTTGTAAACGGATTTTGTACATGGGTTTTGAATCTATTGGAGATCCCATGGGCAATTTCCGCCTAAAATCttgtgaaaaaataatagtgagctgtatatttatgtttgtaGTCAGAATCCTTATTAATCAAACACAAGGGACTTTATATTATATCTTGTTTTTGTGTATGTGAAATGGGGTAAATTTGCAGTGAGGTTGGGGCCAAGATTTTCTGAAACAGTGAAAGGGAAGCTAAATTTGATCAAGAAAGGAGGAAGAGAAAAGATTTTTAAAGACATATTTGGTTTGAGCCAAGGGGAGAAACTTTTCAAGGCGTCTCAATGCTACTTGTCAACAACTGCTGGCCCAATTGCTGGGaatctcttcatctcctcgcaAAAAATTGGTTTCTTGAGCGAAAGATCCATAACTGTCCACTCTTCTTCTGGGGGGATTATCAGAACTCCTTACAAGGTAATCACTAAATCATATTCTTTAACCTGGATGTATGGTTCCCAGTCGAGTACTTTCATGGCTATTATTCTATTTTTTTACAGCTTTCGATTCCTTTGAAGAAGATCAAAGGAGCAAATGAAAGTGAGAACGTGAACAATCCGTCTCAGAAGTACATAGAAATAGTGACACACGACAATTTTGAATTCTGGTTCTTGGGATTTGTAAGATATGAGAAGGCCCTCAACAATCTTCAGACTGCTATTTCCATGTCCACATAGCTAGATAGATATGCCATTTTTGGCTtctttttccctttttctttcgTCAATGTTCTTGGACCGACAAGCTCAGGATCATGTGCTTCTAAACAAACTTAGGACTCGGTTCTTGAGTCTAATCGAAAGTCGGGGTCCTTGTTTAAGCTAGCGCGTTTTGAACGTAGGGGTTATTAATCAATTCAAGGTGAAATGCAATGTAATAGCCAGGTGAACTCGTGTTTTGCTTGTACGTTAatcaatttttgtttcattGTTTTACAAGTTCTTGCTGGGATGATTGAATCTTTTATACAGGTATTCCATTGTAAATAACACTAATAATTTTCTAAACTCATGTTTTCTTTACTACTTATAGTAAAACGATGAGATGATTGGATAGATTTTTTGATTGATAAAAGAGTATGATTTGGTatataaatgattatttttcgaGTGTGAAAAGAGTATCACCTGAAACGTTAAGAAACGATTATTGATAATTTATCTAATTATTTGGTATTATGTATTGGATTTGGGGTTAAAACAAATGATATCCTACTCTTCTTGTTGCAATCGTGAGGTCTCAGACAAGCCCGAGTGTTGCTGGAACCGAACAGCTAAAGAGCGGTCGAAAGTGTACAAATGCATTGTTCAACCAGTCAGATGTTCAGCTTCGAGGATTCAGATGAAAGATTATGTGATGGTTGATATTTTGATAGAATTGATTGTAGATGGCCGAATTGATATTTAATTGGGTAAGGATTATAAATTGGTTATCTTGAATAACATTTATCAAAATTTAGGAaaatatatctttgagtttgtTTGAATAAGATTGATGAATCTATAATGAGGAATAAACCAGGTTTAAATGAAGATAAAtttgagatttgagatttgatgAGGATCAATGCTAAATAGTTGAGATGTAGTTTTGAATATTGCTGATATCAACAGTACATATGCACATAAAGTTTTATGTAGGCGAATAGGGAAAATCTTGATCTAATAGCATTATTTCGCAACAAGTTATAGTCAACGACGTTGTTTCTACTAGATGAATCAAGATCATTAGTTACTCATCCATATGAAGCATTGCAATTCATTCTTGGGAGATGAAGATGCCGTTCTCGGAAGAGAACAATCCATACTTTCAAAAAGGAGTTCGAGTAGGCGGATCTACAAAttgagtggtttttgtcaaACAAGATCTATTAATTATGTTCATAATAGAGTGCTCGTGCgataaaaatatatgttttttttttaatatattgaaCATATCATGTGTATGATTGTAACATTTTGTTATTCATGGAATTGTTCGATCTCTGGACACGATGCATATATGTAAGTTTCGTGACCAAATTAACAATGTTAAAatctcattttctttaattttccaTCATTATTCACGTGTTAAATATTTGAGAATCAAGTTCAGTCACAAATATTACAAAATAACACATTTCAATTTCATCAAATCAATTGATGAAAAGGCTAGACGATCGATTGTGATCATGATTCGCTGTCGCGGTCGCGGAGATCGGAACGGATGCTACCGTTCCAGTTACAATGAAATTTCGCGGAACGGTCGCGGAAtgggtattttaaaaaaatattataaatatataaaaattaaaaattttggaaaatatttagaaatatgaaaattaaaataaatatcatttaaatagattatttgatgtaaataagaaattaaaatatttttaaaattttattaacaatTTATTGAACACAATTTATATcgtcattatatttaaaatattttcaaccatatcaaaaattaaatatactataaaaaattatttgtatttaattaattaaaactttaaaatattttcgattGGATATATATAAGTTCGCACAAATTTGAATCAATTTAGAGTGATAGACTAATAATAAGCATCAAATCTTATATAAAGTGAtgttacaaattatttaacatcaattaaaatagaaatattttataattaacttAGTTTTTTCACACTTTGTAATGAAAATTTCTCAATAGAAATAGTTAACTTGCGCTGTCTTCTTTACACACAGATTTTTTGTTCTTGTTGCGGCTGTACAAATCCCTTCCGTTCCGTGCCGTTCCGCGTGTCCCGTTCCGTTCCGCCGTTAAATCACCATTTTCGGTATATGAAACGCCGATACAAGCCATCAACCTACACACCCCGGAACCTCGTCAAGGTTGCTTGCGTTCCGGTTCCGGAACGCCCGTTCTGGCCGTTCCTTTCCCGTTTCGTCCAACCATGATTGCATCCAATGTAAAAGAGTGTGCCTCTTCTACACATAACCGTTCCGCTCGGCCATTTCGTTCCGTATCGCCGTTAAATCGCCGCCAAAAAGTCGAAGAACAGCGCTACAAAACAATCACCGATTTGCCCTGGAACTTTGGAACGGCGGTCACCGTTCCAGTTCCGGAACGGCCGTTCCGGCTGCGTCGCGGCCGTTCCGACGAACCATGATTGTGATAGACTAGAAACCTCCAATAGACAAAGACAAAGAAGGAAAAGAGACACTCCCCAGAT from Primulina tabacum isolate GXHZ01 chromosome 3, ASM2559414v2, whole genome shotgun sequence encodes:
- the LOC142541088 gene encoding putative GEM-like protein 8 translates to MEKKDEDQFHHPLNAESSLSEPVTPFYSDRKNKSQRKGTSFAFRIREHVRLGPRFSETVKGKLNLIKKGGREKIFKDIFGLSQGEKLFKASQCYLSTTAGPIAGNLFISSQKIGFLSERSITVHSSSGGIIRTPYKLSIPLKKIKGANESENVNNPSQKYIEIVTHDNFEFWFLGFVRYEKALNNLQTAISMST